A genomic window from Nicotiana sylvestris chromosome 11, ASM39365v2, whole genome shotgun sequence includes:
- the LOC104215525 gene encoding uncharacterized protein, with translation MPAYAKFLKKILSKKWKMEETLVVKLAEHCSAIFPNNLPKKYGDPRSFTIPYSLGSTKFQKSLCDSGASINLMPLSIFKKLEGKIGEIRSIPVSLQLVDQSTIIPE, from the coding sequence ATGCCAGCTTATGctaaattcttgaagaagataTTGTCCAAGAAATGGAAAATGGAAGAGACATTGGTTGTCAAGCTGGCAGAGCATTGTAGTGCCATCTTTCCAAATAATCTCCCTAAAAAATATGGAGATCCAAGGAGTTTTACAATACCTTACTCTTTAGGAAGTactaaatttcaaaaatctttgTGTGACTCAGGTGCTTCTATTAATCTTATGCCTTTGTCTATTTTCAAGAAATTGGAGGGAAAGATTGGAGAAATCAGGTCGATACCTGTGTCCTTGCAGCTGGTGGATCAGTCCACAATCATACCTGAATAA